One genomic window of Dermatophagoides farinae isolate YC_2012a unplaced genomic scaffold, ASM2471394v1 contig8, whole genome shotgun sequence includes the following:
- the LOC142598121 gene encoding uncharacterized protein LOC142598121, with protein MTRNYRNFSKTSRNPKRPYEKERLNFELRLVGEYGLKNKRELWRVKMLLAKIRKAARELLIKPEDDPERIFHANALMNRLVRYGLLNESECKLDFVLGLTLHKLLERRLQTRVFRQSHARSIHHARVLIRQGHIRVGSQTVNVPSFLVRLSSDQHIDFSRSSPYGGGKPGRVARKKATVRSNSENDD; from the coding sequence ATGACTAGAAATTACAGAAACTTTTCTAAAACTTCTCGTAACCCCAAACGACCTTATGAAAAGGAACGTCTTAATTTCGAACTCAGATTAGTCGGAGAATACGGTCTTAAGAACAAGAGAGAGCTTTGGAGAGTGAAAATGTTACTCGCTAAGATTAGAAAAGCTGCGAGAGAACTTCTTATCAAACCTGAAGACGACCCCGAGAGAATCTTTCACGCCAACGCTTTAATGAACAGACTTGTAAGATATGGACTCCTCAACGAATCCGAATGCAAACTCGATTTTGTCTTAGGGCTAACTCTCCACAAGCTTCTCGAAAGAAGATTGCAAACTCGTGTCTTCCGACAATCGCACGCCCGTTCCATTCACCACGCCCGTGTTTTGATCAGACAAGGACACATCAGAGTTGGATCGCAGACTGTGAACGTTCCATCATTCCTAGTCAGATTATCTAGTGACCAACACATTGATTTCTCTCGAAGCTCGCCTTACGGCGGAGGCAAACCTGGACGCGTCGCTCGTAAAAAGGCTACTGTCAGAAGCAACTCCGAAAACGATGATTAA